The following proteins come from a genomic window of Nostoc sp. TCL26-01:
- the ilvA gene encoding threonine ammonia-lyase, biosynthetic, which translates to MLCDYLVQILTARVYDVAQESPLEYAPNLSARLNNQLLLKREDMQSVFSFKLRGAYNKMANLPPDLLAEGVIAASAGNHAQGVALGAKRLGTRAIIVMPVTTPQVKIDAVKARGGEVVLHGDTYDDAYAHARQLEAEKGLTFIHPFDDPDVIAGQGTIGMEILRQYQQPIHAIFVAIGGGGLISGIGAYVKRLRPEIKIIGVEPVDADAMHQSLKAGHRVRLSQVGLFADGVAVREVGEETFRLCQEYVDEIILVDTDDTCAAIKDVFEDTRSILEPAGALAIAAAKAYVEREQIQGQTLIAVACGANMNFDRLRFVAERAEFGERREAIFAVTIPEAPGSIRKFCECIGRRNLTEFNYRIADEKIAHIFVGTQIQNRADRAKMVQTFGDCGFQTLDLTDDELTKLHLRHMVGGHSPLANNELLYRFEFPERPGALMKFVASMSPNWNISMFHYRNNGSDYGRIVVGMQVPPQEMEEWQSFLDTLGYRYWDESQNPAYKLFLG; encoded by the coding sequence ATGCTTTGCGACTACCTGGTACAAATTCTGACTGCTCGTGTGTATGATGTTGCCCAGGAATCACCACTGGAGTATGCGCCTAATCTTTCTGCCAGATTGAATAATCAACTGCTGTTGAAGCGTGAAGATATGCAGTCTGTCTTCTCTTTTAAGCTACGGGGTGCTTACAACAAGATGGCAAATTTACCACCCGATTTGCTGGCAGAAGGTGTAATTGCAGCATCGGCGGGGAATCATGCCCAAGGTGTAGCTTTGGGGGCAAAACGGCTAGGAACTAGGGCAATTATCGTCATGCCTGTGACGACACCCCAAGTCAAGATAGATGCAGTCAAGGCGCGAGGGGGAGAGGTGGTATTGCATGGGGATACTTATGATGATGCCTATGCCCATGCTCGACAATTAGAGGCAGAGAAAGGTTTAACATTTATTCATCCTTTTGATGATCCTGATGTGATTGCTGGACAAGGGACAATTGGCATGGAAATCTTGCGCCAATATCAGCAACCCATCCATGCGATTTTTGTCGCTATTGGTGGCGGGGGATTAATTTCTGGGATTGGTGCTTATGTGAAACGGTTGCGTCCAGAGATTAAAATTATTGGGGTGGAACCAGTGGATGCTGATGCCATGCACCAATCGTTAAAAGCTGGGCATCGGGTGCGGTTATCGCAAGTGGGGTTGTTTGCTGATGGGGTAGCAGTGCGGGAGGTAGGAGAAGAGACTTTTCGCCTGTGTCAGGAATATGTGGATGAAATTATTTTGGTAGATACTGATGATACCTGTGCAGCGATTAAAGACGTGTTTGAAGATACACGTTCTATTTTAGAACCAGCTGGAGCATTAGCGATCGCCGCCGCCAAAGCTTATGTAGAACGAGAGCAAATTCAAGGACAAACGTTAATTGCAGTGGCTTGTGGCGCAAACATGAATTTTGATCGTTTGCGCTTCGTGGCAGAACGAGCCGAATTTGGTGAACGTCGAGAAGCAATTTTTGCCGTGACAATTCCCGAAGCACCAGGAAGTATCCGAAAATTCTGTGAATGTATTGGCAGGCGTAATCTGACAGAGTTTAACTATCGCATCGCTGATGAAAAAATCGCCCATATTTTTGTCGGTACGCAAATTCAAAACCGTGCTGATAGAGCGAAAATGGTGCAAACTTTTGGAGACTGCGGTTTCCAAACTTTGGATTTAACTGACGATGAATTGACAAAACTGCATTTACGTCACATGGTTGGTGGGCATTCGCCTCTGGCAAATAATGAATTGTTATATCGATTTGAGTTTCCCGAACGTCCTGGTGCGTTGATGAAATTTGTCGCTTCCATGAGTCCTAACTGGAATATTAGTATGTTCCACTACCGCAACAACGGCTCAGACTACGGACGCATTGTTGTGGGGATGCAAGTACCTCCCCAGGAAATGGAGGAGTGGCAAAGTTTTCTCGATACTCTTGGTTATCGCTATTGGGATGAGAGTCAAAACCCAGCGTATAAATTATTTTTGGGTTAG
- a CDS encoding reverse transcriptase N-terminal domain-containing protein produces the protein MKDRVKKDIGTKEPFQDWSTINWKAVKKRIRNLRQRIYRATQSQQWNRVRSLMKLMLRSYSNLLLSVRRVTQENQGRKTAGIDKQTALTPKARVRLLRDMETYQLWKAKPTRRVYIPKSNGKRSSKLYQVAENQNWKCPVCGEHLFNGEELHVHHLTKVSDGGTDEQTNLLHLHKTCHYHVHSGKQTET, from the coding sequence GTGAAAGATAGAGTCAAAAAAGACATCGGAACGAAGGAACCCTTTCAAGATTGGTCAACCATTAACTGGAAAGCCGTCAAGAAACGGATTAGAAACCTGAGACAAAGAATCTATCGTGCAACTCAGTCACAGCAATGGAATCGGGTGAGAAGCCTGATGAAATTGATGTTACGCAGTTACTCGAACCTGCTACTATCGGTGCGAAGAGTCACACAAGAGAATCAAGGGAGGAAAACGGCGGGAATAGATAAGCAAACCGCCTTAACCCCCAAAGCTCGCGTGAGACTGCTCAGAGATATGGAAACCTATCAACTTTGGAAGGCAAAACCAACCAGACGGGTCTATATTCCCAAATCAAACGGAAAAAGAAGTTCAAAGCTATACCAAGTAGCAGAAAACCAGAACTGGAAATGCCCAGTATGTGGGGAACACCTGTTCAACGGAGAAGAACTGCACGTTCACCACTTAACAAAAGTGTCAGACGGAGGAACAGACGAGCAAACAAACTTGCTCCATCTTCACAAAACCTGCCACTACCATGTACACAGTGGAAAACAGACTGAAACGTAG
- a CDS encoding SWIM zinc finger domain-containing protein, whose amino-acid sequence MSLPQISEFTVRRYANAKSFQRGEAYFEAGAVTTIIQRGQQLQAEVEGNERLPYRVSLNFDDKSVTSASCTCLYNLDGWCKHIVATILVSTRQPEIIEQRPTLEKLLNRLDHVQTQRLIQELVAEQPQLIDVIDQHVNWMTNPAPKPLSTNPERQITVNLAAFRGQVRQILREAVRYFEEGYEEDPIAEELFSLVQTALEFCQRDESHNAIAILEAITSTCTENWDEVLEYGADNDEIAWELNLAWCEAILSAELTPEEKVDIQVNLEAWQDEWNADFTMSLDALRQGWDYPPLLRVLQGNISEMGVWEQEIPNYADDLAQIRLKILDNQGLYQEYLYLAQAEGQTQEYLTMLGRLGRVEEALAAAQTVMKSMEDAFALAKTLAEQGSLPQALDIAQTGFNLPGNCQYELGIWTSDLAEALSDPNAALLALKAAFQVKPCFVDYQKMTELAGEDWESVKINLLDIVRTSRSWGLESAKVDIFLYEGLIDDAISTVSELNSFHAALIHRVMKVAINYNPDWVITNARRRAERIMDEGKAEYYSEAIEWLKKVRTAYLESGRKADWTKYREKLIEIHGRKRKLMGMFKERGME is encoded by the coding sequence ATGTCTCTTCCTCAAATCAGTGAATTTACCGTCCGTCGCTACGCTAATGCCAAATCTTTCCAACGAGGTGAGGCATATTTTGAGGCGGGTGCAGTTACGACAATTATTCAACGTGGACAGCAGTTGCAGGCAGAAGTGGAAGGGAATGAACGATTACCTTATCGTGTATCTCTGAATTTTGATGATAAGAGTGTCACTTCAGCTAGCTGCACTTGTCTTTATAATCTTGATGGTTGGTGTAAACATATTGTGGCAACGATACTTGTATCGACACGCCAACCAGAAATCATTGAACAACGTCCCACTTTAGAAAAGTTATTAAATCGTCTGGATCATGTCCAGACTCAAAGATTAATACAGGAATTAGTCGCGGAACAACCCCAACTAATTGATGTGATTGATCAACACGTTAATTGGATGACAAATCCTGCACCTAAACCCTTGTCTACCAACCCTGAACGGCAAATTACTGTCAATTTGGCTGCTTTTCGGGGACAAGTTAGGCAAATTCTACGGGAAGCGGTGCGCTACTTTGAGGAAGGATACGAAGAAGATCCCATTGCTGAGGAGTTATTTAGTTTAGTCCAGACGGCTTTAGAATTTTGTCAACGGGATGAGAGTCATAATGCGATCGCCATTTTAGAAGCCATTACCTCCACCTGTACAGAAAATTGGGACGAAGTACTAGAATATGGTGCTGATAACGATGAAATAGCCTGGGAATTAAATCTGGCTTGGTGTGAAGCAATTCTCAGCGCTGAACTCACACCAGAAGAGAAAGTCGATATCCAAGTAAATCTGGAAGCTTGGCAAGATGAATGGAACGCCGACTTTACCATGAGTTTAGATGCTTTGCGCCAAGGTTGGGATTACCCGCCACTACTGCGAGTTCTCCAAGGCAATATCAGCGAAATGGGTGTATGGGAACAAGAAATACCCAACTATGCTGATGATTTAGCACAAATTCGCCTCAAAATTCTAGACAACCAAGGGCTTTATCAAGAATATCTCTATCTAGCACAAGCAGAAGGACAAACTCAAGAATATCTCACTATGTTAGGTCGGTTAGGCAGAGTCGAAGAAGCACTAGCCGCAGCTCAAACTGTGATGAAATCGATGGAAGATGCCTTTGCTTTAGCTAAAACCCTGGCTGAACAAGGTTCATTACCTCAAGCATTAGACATTGCCCAAACTGGATTCAACTTACCAGGAAATTGTCAGTATGAATTGGGCATTTGGACAAGTGATTTAGCTGAGGCGTTGAGTGATCCCAACGCTGCTTTATTGGCACTCAAAGCAGCTTTTCAAGTCAAGCCTTGCTTTGTTGACTACCAAAAGATGACAGAATTAGCTGGGGAAGATTGGGAAAGTGTCAAAATTAATTTGTTGGATATTGTTCGTACTTCTAGAAGTTGGGGATTAGAGTCAGCTAAGGTAGATATATTTTTATATGAAGGGCTGATTGATGATGCTATTTCTACCGTCAGCGAACTTAATTCTTTTCATGCAGCCTTAATTCATCGTGTGATGAAAGTTGCCATAAATTATAATCCCGACTGGGTAATTACTAATGCCCGTCGCCGTGCGGAAAGAATTATGGATGAAGGTAAAGCAGAATATTATAGTGAAGCAATAGAATGGTTAAAAAAAGTTCGGACTGCTTATTTAGAATCAGGCAGAAAAGCAGATTGGACAAAATATCGAGAAAAGTTAATCGAAATTCACGGACGCAAGCGTAAATTGATGGGTATGTTTAAAGAACGAGGTATGGAGTAA
- the lpdA gene encoding dihydrolipoyl dehydrogenase — protein sequence MSHEFDYDLVIIGAGVGGHGAALHAVSCGLKTAIIEAADMGGTCVNRGCIPSKALLAASGRVRELRDAHHLKSLGIQIGNVEFDRQAIANHANNLVSKIQGDLTNSLKRLGVDIIRGWGKIAGTQKVSVTVDGSEKTITAKDIILSPGSVPFVPPGIEVDGKTVFTSDQGVKLETLPEWVAIIGSGYIGLEFSDIYSALGCEITLIEALDQLMPGFDRDIAKLAERVLITPRDIETKVGIYAKKVIPGSPVVIELADFKTKEVVDVIEVDACLVATGRIPATKNLGLESVGIELDRRNFIPVDDRLAVLSAGEVVPHVWAIGDANGKMMLAHAASAQGIVAVENIIGRHRTVDYRSIPAAAFTHPEVSYVGLTETGAKELGQAEGFEIATSRSYFKGNSKALAENEADGIAKVIYRKDTGEVLGVHIFGLHASDLIHEASAAVANRQSVQTLAHLVHAHPTLSEVLDEAYKRAIV from the coding sequence GTGAGTCATGAATTTGATTACGATTTAGTCATAATAGGCGCTGGTGTAGGGGGACATGGCGCAGCCCTACACGCTGTCAGTTGTGGCCTGAAAACAGCGATTATCGAAGCAGCCGACATGGGGGGAACCTGTGTCAACCGAGGCTGTATTCCATCGAAGGCGCTGTTGGCTGCTTCTGGACGTGTGCGGGAATTACGCGATGCCCACCACCTAAAGTCTTTGGGGATTCAAATTGGTAATGTAGAATTCGATCGCCAAGCGATCGCCAATCATGCCAATAATTTAGTCTCGAAAATTCAAGGAGATTTAACCAATAGTCTCAAACGCCTGGGAGTCGATATTATCAGGGGTTGGGGCAAAATTGCCGGGACACAAAAGGTATCTGTCACAGTCGATGGGAGTGAAAAAACCATCACCGCTAAAGATATTATTTTGTCCCCTGGTTCTGTTCCCTTCGTTCCTCCTGGGATTGAAGTAGACGGTAAAACTGTTTTTACTAGCGACCAAGGTGTAAAGTTAGAAACACTGCCAGAATGGGTAGCCATCATTGGTAGTGGTTATATCGGTTTAGAATTTTCCGATATTTACTCAGCTTTGGGCTGTGAAATCACGTTGATTGAAGCCCTTGACCAGTTAATGCCAGGGTTTGATCGGGATATTGCCAAACTCGCAGAACGGGTACTCATTACACCCCGCGATATTGAAACCAAAGTGGGAATATACGCTAAAAAAGTTATTCCTGGTTCACCAGTGGTTATTGAGTTGGCAGATTTTAAAACCAAGGAAGTTGTCGATGTGATTGAGGTGGATGCTTGCCTAGTAGCAACAGGACGCATCCCCGCCACCAAAAACCTGGGTTTAGAATCTGTTGGTATAGAACTTGACCGTCGAAATTTCATCCCTGTAGACGATCGCCTAGCAGTACTATCAGCAGGTGAAGTTGTCCCTCATGTTTGGGCAATTGGTGATGCTAATGGCAAAATGATGCTGGCACACGCCGCTTCTGCCCAAGGCATCGTCGCAGTGGAAAATATCATCGGTCGGCACAGAACAGTCGATTATCGCAGCATTCCCGCCGCCGCATTTACCCATCCAGAAGTTAGTTATGTCGGCTTAACAGAAACAGGTGCAAAAGAGTTAGGCCAAGCCGAAGGTTTTGAAATCGCTACCAGTAGAAGTTACTTCAAAGGAAATTCTAAAGCTTTAGCAGAAAACGAAGCCGACGGTATCGCCAAAGTCATCTACCGCAAGGATACCGGGGAAGTTTTAGGTGTACATATTTTTGGCTTGCACGCCTCAGATTTAATCCACGAAGCATCCGCCGCCGTAGCTAACCGTCAGTCCGTCCAAACCCTAGCCCATCTCGTCCACGCCCACCCCACACTCTCAGAAGTGTTGGATGAAGCCTATAAACGGGCGATTGTGTAG
- the trpC gene encoding indole-3-glycerol phosphate synthase TrpC, producing the protein MQIRRRQPNPVINVSIVRYQAAVPDAEPQHILEEIVWQKEVEVEQMRERQPLVELQKKALTAPPTRDFVAALKQGKTTPALIAEVKKASPSKGVFREDFDPVAIASSYQQGGASCISVLTDAKFFQGSFENLAKVRATVDIPLLCKDFVIYPYQMYLARIHGADAVLFIAAILNDQYLQYFIKIAKALNMAALIEVHNLEELDRVLALDGVALVGINNRNLEDFSVDLQTTCQLLTARGKQLQEKGILVVSESGLHKPEDLNLVAQAGAAAVLIGESLVKQPDPAIAIANLFPKSV; encoded by the coding sequence ATGCAAATCCGTCGTCGCCAACCGAACCCGGTTATAAATGTTTCTATAGTGCGTTATCAGGCTGCTGTGCCAGATGCAGAACCGCAGCACATCTTAGAGGAGATTGTCTGGCAAAAGGAAGTTGAAGTTGAGCAGATGCGCGAAAGGCAGCCTTTAGTGGAGTTGCAGAAAAAAGCACTCACAGCACCACCAACCCGCGATTTTGTTGCCGCATTAAAACAAGGCAAAACAACACCAGCCTTAATTGCCGAAGTTAAAAAAGCTTCCCCCAGTAAAGGGGTTTTCCGAGAAGATTTTGACCCAGTAGCGATCGCCTCATCTTACCAACAAGGGGGCGCTAGCTGTATCTCGGTTTTAACGGATGCTAAGTTTTTTCAAGGTAGTTTTGAAAACCTAGCCAAAGTCCGGGCTACTGTCGATATACCCTTACTTTGCAAGGATTTTGTCATTTATCCTTACCAAATGTACTTGGCGCGAATTCATGGCGCTGACGCGGTTTTATTCATTGCCGCTATTCTCAATGATCAATATTTACAATACTTCATCAAAATTGCCAAGGCGCTAAATATGGCTGCATTGATTGAAGTCCATAATCTCGAAGAACTTGACCGTGTATTAGCTTTAGATGGTGTAGCTTTAGTCGGCATCAACAACCGCAATCTAGAAGATTTTTCTGTGGACTTACAAACTACTTGCCAACTTTTAACGGCTAGAGGTAAGCAATTACAGGAAAAAGGTATCTTAGTCGTAAGTGAGTCAGGATTACACAAACCAGAAGATTTAAATTTAGTAGCCCAAGCTGGCGCTGCTGCTGTGTTAATTGGTGAGTCTTTAGTCAAACAACCAGATCCAGCAATAGCGATCGCTAACTTATTTCCCAAGTCTGTTTAA
- a CDS encoding DUF5340 domain-containing protein, with translation MEQLPLPSPIHYELILQLLERQTMSAVSHNPELRHQVNQLIITMRKAAAQQKHLEETCQGSSVPVEHRWSINHHGERVATSD, from the coding sequence ATGGAGCAGCTTCCCCTTCCTTCACCCATTCATTACGAACTCATACTGCAATTATTAGAAAGACAAACCATGTCAGCAGTCAGTCACAACCCTGAATTGCGACATCAAGTTAATCAACTAATTATTACCATGCGGAAAGCCGCAGCCCAGCAAAAACACTTAGAAGAAACTTGCCAGGGTTCATCTGTACCAGTAGAACACCGTTGGTCAATTAACCATCATGGTGAGCGAGTAGCCACATCTGATTAA
- a CDS encoding DUF2949 domain-containing protein encodes MTIQTIQGGELEMSPSTYSRLIHFLQEDLSISTASLAVALRHQAQDPGPLPMILWQYGLITLEQLEQIYDWLETA; translated from the coding sequence ATGACCATACAGACTATACAAGGAGGTGAGTTAGAAATGTCACCATCAACTTATTCAAGGCTAATTCATTTCCTACAGGAAGATTTATCAATTTCTACTGCATCCCTGGCTGTAGCGTTGCGTCATCAGGCACAAGACCCAGGGCCATTACCCATGATTCTTTGGCAATATGGTTTGATTACGTTGGAACAGTTAGAACAAATCTATGATTGGCTAGAAACAGCCTAG
- a CDS encoding DUF192 domain-containing protein gives MRWLTLIPLLLSILLMGCSSQTIAKPAVDTTISPLPEANLGQTLPISAKATVPNGTIIELEVARTSEQQQMGLMYRPALPENRGMLFPFASPQPIKFWMKNVPVALDMVFLQNGVVKYIEAAAPPCAKEPCPIYGPDIPIDAVIELRAGRAAELNLRSGDSIKIEFPNIGISQ, from the coding sequence ATGCGCTGGTTAACTTTAATTCCCTTGTTACTGAGCATTTTACTGATGGGTTGCTCATCGCAAACAATAGCTAAACCTGCTGTAGACACAACTATTTCACCACTCCCAGAGGCGAATCTGGGACAAACACTACCAATTTCTGCCAAAGCCACTGTTCCTAATGGCACAATTATCGAATTAGAAGTAGCGCGAACATCCGAACAACAGCAAATGGGTTTAATGTATCGCCCAGCTTTACCAGAGAATCGGGGGATGTTGTTTCCTTTTGCTTCACCTCAACCAATCAAGTTTTGGATGAAGAATGTACCTGTTGCCTTAGATATGGTTTTTTTACAAAACGGAGTAGTGAAGTATATCGAGGCGGCTGCACCCCCTTGTGCTAAAGAACCTTGTCCTATTTACGGCCCCGACATACCTATCGATGCAGTCATCGAATTACGGGCAGGAAGAGCCGCCGAACTAAATTTGCGTTCAGGTGACAGTATTAAAATTGAATTTCCGAATATCGGTATTTCACAGTAA
- the nblR gene encoding response regulator transcription factor NblR — MTAAHNPCVLVIETDDSLASQLSFDLQEAGYEPILANDATTGLQYCRDRQPALVVLDRMLAGESGLSLCKNLRSAGMRSPVLVLMARDTVDDRVACLEAGADDYILKPYRPEDFLRLIRLYLKPDVDTTEQLRFGELVLDIANRRAIYSGRIIDLTMKEFELLKFLMEHPREVLTREQILENVWGYDFLGESNVIEVYIRYLRLKIEDEGQKRLIQTVRGVGYVLRES, encoded by the coding sequence ATGACAGCTGCTCATAATCCCTGTGTTTTGGTGATCGAAACTGATGATAGCCTAGCCAGTCAACTTTCTTTTGATTTGCAAGAAGCCGGCTACGAACCGATTTTAGCCAATGATGCCACCACAGGTTTGCAATATTGCCGCGATCGCCAACCGGCTTTAGTAGTATTAGATCGGATGCTGGCGGGTGAATCAGGGCTTTCGTTGTGCAAAAATCTCAGAAGCGCTGGGATGCGATCGCCAGTACTGGTATTAATGGCCAGAGATACGGTTGATGATCGGGTAGCTTGTTTAGAAGCAGGAGCTGATGATTACATCCTCAAACCTTATCGCCCAGAAGACTTTTTGAGACTGATTCGTCTCTATCTCAAACCAGATGTTGACACCACAGAACAGTTACGCTTTGGTGAGTTAGTTCTAGACATAGCCAACCGTCGCGCCATTTACAGTGGACGAATCATTGACTTAACAATGAAAGAATTTGAACTGCTAAAGTTCTTAATGGAACACCCCCGTGAAGTCTTAACCCGCGAGCAAATTTTAGAAAATGTTTGGGGTTACGATTTTCTGGGTGAGTCGAATGTGATTGAAGTATACATTCGTTACTTACGCTTGAAAATTGAAGATGAAGGTCAAAAGCGCTTAATTCAAACAGTCCGTGGTGTTGGTTACGTCTTAAGAGAATCGTAA
- a CDS encoding NAD(+) kinase, with translation MPKAGIIYNDLKPIAGRVAIELKDKLTAVGWNVVITSSIGGILGYSSPESPVCHTPVDGLIPPGFDSEMKFAIVLGGDGTVLAASRQVAPCRIPLLAVNTGHMGFLTEAYLNQLPQAIEQAIAGEYEIEERAMLTVKVLREESVLWEALCLNEMVLHREPLTSMCHFEIAVGRHAPVDIAADGVIVSTPTGSTAYSLSAGGPVVTPGVPVLQLVPICPHSLASRALVFPDTEPVNIYPVNIPRLVMVVDGNGGCYVFPEDRVYIERSPYLARFIRLQPPEFFRILREKLGWGLPHIAKPTSVELP, from the coding sequence GTGCCGAAAGCAGGCATTATATACAACGACCTTAAACCGATAGCCGGTCGTGTTGCGATCGAGCTAAAAGACAAGCTAACCGCAGTCGGTTGGAATGTAGTTATTACATCTAGTATCGGTGGTATATTGGGCTACTCTAGCCCAGAAAGCCCAGTATGCCACACCCCAGTTGACGGTTTGATACCCCCTGGTTTTGACTCAGAGATGAAGTTCGCCATAGTTCTGGGGGGAGATGGTACTGTTTTAGCTGCATCGCGTCAAGTAGCGCCTTGTAGGATTCCCCTGTTGGCAGTAAACACTGGACACATGGGATTTTTGACAGAAGCCTATCTCAATCAATTACCCCAAGCCATAGAACAGGCGATCGCTGGCGAGTATGAAATCGAAGAACGAGCAATGCTCACAGTCAAAGTACTGCGAGAAGAATCAGTACTCTGGGAAGCCTTGTGCTTAAATGAAATGGTTCTGCACCGTGAGCCATTGACATCAATGTGCCACTTTGAAATTGCTGTTGGTCGTCATGCACCAGTAGATATTGCCGCAGATGGTGTAATTGTTTCTACACCAACTGGTTCTACAGCCTATTCTTTAAGTGCAGGCGGCCCGGTTGTTACTCCTGGTGTCCCTGTATTACAACTAGTACCTATTTGTCCTCATTCCTTGGCTTCTAGAGCTTTAGTGTTTCCTGATACAGAACCAGTTAACATTTATCCGGTGAATATTCCCCGGTTGGTGATGGTAGTCGATGGCAATGGTGGGTGTTATGTATTCCCAGAAGATAGGGTATATATAGAGCGATCGCCATACCTCGCTCGATTTATCCGCCTACAACCACCAGAATTTTTCCGTATCCTCCGCGAAAAACTCGGTTGGGGTCTACCTCACATCGCTAAACCTACCTCGGTAGAATTGCCTTAA
- a CDS encoding SDR family oxidoreductase: protein MTLLIVGATGTLGRQVARRAIDEGYNVRCLVRSTKKAAFLKEWGAELVRGDLCQPQTLTAALEGVTAVIDAATSRATDSLTIKQVDWEGQVALIQAAKAAAVERFIFFSIIDADKYPEVPLMEIKRCTELFLAESGLNYTTLRLAGFMQGLIGQYGIPILEGQPVWVTGESSPVAYMDTLDIAKFAVKALSVPETEKQAFSVVGTRAWSAEEIISLCERLSGKEAKVRRMPLNLLRTVRSLARFFQWGWNVADRLAFTEVLASGRPLNAPMDDVYQVFGLDKAQTTTLEGYLQEYFSRILKKLKELDYEKTKPKKQKEKKTPFKKVNSQ, encoded by the coding sequence ATGACATTATTAATAGTCGGTGCTACTGGCACCTTGGGAAGACAAGTGGCTCGTCGGGCGATCGATGAGGGATACAATGTGCGATGTCTTGTCCGCAGTACTAAAAAAGCAGCTTTTTTAAAAGAGTGGGGAGCCGAACTAGTCAGGGGTGATTTGTGTCAACCCCAAACCCTCACAGCCGCACTAGAGGGTGTCACAGCAGTTATAGATGCCGCTACCTCTCGTGCTACCGATTCACTCACCATTAAACAAGTAGATTGGGAAGGTCAAGTAGCCCTAATTCAAGCGGCAAAAGCAGCAGCTGTAGAACGTTTCATATTCTTTTCTATTATTGATGCCGATAAATATCCAGAAGTCCCCCTGATGGAGATTAAGCGATGTACAGAGCTATTTTTAGCTGAATCTGGACTCAATTACACCACTTTACGCTTGGCTGGTTTTATGCAAGGGTTAATTGGTCAGTACGGTATCCCCATTTTAGAAGGGCAACCCGTATGGGTAACTGGTGAATCTTCTCCAGTTGCTTACATGGACACCTTAGATATTGCTAAATTTGCCGTCAAAGCATTAAGTGTCCCAGAAACAGAAAAACAAGCCTTCTCCGTCGTTGGTACTCGTGCTTGGAGTGCGGAAGAAATTATCAGTCTGTGTGAGCGCCTATCTGGCAAAGAAGCCAAAGTCAGACGAATGCCACTCAATTTACTCCGTACAGTCCGCAGTTTGGCTAGATTTTTCCAATGGGGATGGAATGTGGCAGACAGACTAGCTTTTACAGAAGTTTTAGCTAGCGGTAGACCTCTCAATGCGCCAATGGATGATGTATATCAAGTCTTTGGGTTAGACAAAGCACAAACAACTACCCTAGAAGGCTATCTACAAGAGTACTTCAGCCGGATTCTGAAGAAGCTCAAAGAATTAGATTACGAAAAAACTAAACCTAAGAAGCAGAAAGAGAAAAAAACACCCTTTAAAAAGGTTAATAGTCAATAG
- a CDS encoding PetM family cytochrome b6-f complex subunit 7, whose protein sequence is MSPELVNAALLSFGLIFVGWALGALLLKIQGSEE, encoded by the coding sequence ATGAGTCCTGAACTTGTGAATGCAGCCCTATTATCATTCGGTTTAATCTTCGTAGGTTGGGCATTGGGTGCTTTATTGCTGAAAATTCAAGGCTCAGAAGAATAA